In a genomic window of Paracoccaceae bacterium:
- a CDS encoding arylsulfatase → MTSAKRNLTLVSALMLFGTQLACPALAQSSERPEDGTILPFPSEPMAGVAERRLQDSTMIWPDPMQRLPEDAPNILIVLLDDVGFGISSTFGGGVSTPTLDALAAEGIAFTQFHTTSICSPTRASLLTGRNHTRVGSGTIAERAVAFDGYTGVIPKEAATVAEVLKEYGYHTAAFGKWHNTPAIETTSIGPKDRWPTGYGFEYFYGFLGGETSQWEPRLTRNLDAVEPPVGDDTYHLTTDLVDDALGWLDDKQAFDPDQPFFMYWAPGGVHGPHHIFPEWADKYDGRFDEGWDAYRQATFERQLEMGVIPEGTQLTQRDATLQGWDEIPEDQHDFQTRLMEIFAGFVEHTDTEVGRLIDGLDTRGLRDNTLIFYIFGDNGSSAEGQHGSISELLAQNNIPNTIEQQLDALDRIGGIEVLGGPRTDNMYHAGWAWAGGTPFKGTKLMGAYFGGTRNPMVISWPGRIDHDTEKRNQFHHVVDIAPTIYDILDIPLPEAVNGYPQMKMDGVSFAYTFDDANATPQKVEQFFDNNGSRGIYLDGWFAGTFGPFTPWDSATSATTIKDWDSDADVWELYNIAEDFSQANDLASTMPDKLEEMKARFLELAKDNNDFPIGAGNWLRIHPEDRIATAYDNWTFGPETKRMPEFAAPGIGRQSTRVTIDAEFGDAANGVLYAVGGSGGGLSVYLDDGVLTYEYNMLIIQNTQLQSAPIAAGRREIVVDTTIARPGAPADVVISVDGEVAATGQVPETVPAAFTATESFDVGRDLGSPVSLFYEETRPFAFDGTIHSVQVSQGAALEN, encoded by the coding sequence GTGACCTCAGCAAAACGCAACCTGACCCTTGTTTCAGCCCTTATGCTTTTCGGCACCCAATTGGCTTGTCCAGCCTTGGCGCAATCCTCCGAGCGACCCGAAGACGGCACCATCTTGCCTTTCCCGTCCGAACCCATGGCCGGTGTGGCCGAACGGCGTTTGCAGGACAGCACAATGATCTGGCCCGATCCCATGCAACGGTTGCCCGAAGACGCCCCGAACATTCTGATCGTTCTGCTGGATGATGTCGGGTTCGGGATTTCGTCAACCTTCGGAGGCGGCGTCAGCACACCCACGCTTGACGCGCTTGCTGCAGAAGGGATCGCGTTCACGCAATTCCATACCACATCGATCTGCTCACCCACACGGGCGTCCCTTCTCACCGGTAGAAACCACACGAGAGTGGGTTCCGGCACCATCGCTGAACGCGCCGTGGCTTTTGACGGCTATACAGGCGTCATCCCAAAAGAAGCGGCCACTGTCGCAGAGGTTTTGAAAGAGTACGGGTATCACACCGCTGCCTTCGGCAAATGGCACAACACACCTGCGATCGAGACAACTTCAATCGGCCCAAAAGATCGCTGGCCTACTGGCTACGGATTTGAATACTTCTACGGCTTTCTTGGCGGTGAGACATCGCAATGGGAGCCCAGATTGACGCGCAACCTAGATGCCGTGGAACCCCCTGTTGGGGATGACACCTATCATCTGACCACCGATCTGGTGGACGACGCGCTTGGCTGGCTGGACGACAAACAGGCTTTTGATCCGGATCAGCCTTTCTTCATGTATTGGGCGCCGGGTGGCGTACACGGGCCGCATCACATTTTTCCAGAGTGGGCCGATAAATACGACGGCCGGTTTGATGAAGGATGGGACGCTTACAGGCAAGCCACTTTTGAGCGTCAGTTGGAGATGGGCGTAATCCCGGAAGGCACGCAGTTGACCCAACGCGACGCAACCTTGCAGGGGTGGGATGAGATTCCCGAAGACCAGCATGACTTCCAAACCCGGTTGATGGAAATCTTTGCGGGGTTCGTCGAACATACGGACACCGAGGTGGGACGGTTGATCGATGGGCTGGATACACGCGGTTTGCGCGACAACACGTTGATTTTCTATATTTTTGGCGACAATGGCTCTTCTGCAGAAGGGCAGCATGGGTCGATAAGCGAACTCTTGGCCCAAAACAACATTCCAAACACAATCGAACAACAATTGGATGCACTTGACCGTATCGGTGGCATCGAAGTGCTAGGTGGTCCTCGCACAGACAATATGTATCATGCGGGGTGGGCGTGGGCCGGGGGCACTCCCTTCAAAGGCACCAAACTGATGGGCGCGTATTTCGGAGGAACGCGCAACCCCATGGTGATCAGTTGGCCCGGGCGGATTGACCACGACACCGAAAAACGCAACCAATTTCACCACGTGGTCGATATCGCACCTACAATTTACGACATTTTGGACATTCCATTGCCCGAAGCCGTGAACGGATATCCACAGATGAAGATGGATGGCGTGAGCTTTGCCTACACTTTTGACGATGCAAATGCGACACCCCAAAAGGTTGAACAGTTCTTTGACAACAACGGCAGTCGCGGGATTTATCTGGATGGATGGTTCGCAGGCACATTTGGCCCATTTACCCCGTGGGACTCCGCCACATCAGCAACAACAATCAAGGATTGGGATTCTGATGCGGATGTTTGGGAACTTTACAACATCGCAGAAGATTTCAGTCAGGCAAACGACCTTGCCTCCACTATGCCAGACAAACTGGAAGAGATGAAAGCGCGGTTTCTGGAGTTGGCGAAAGACAACAATGATTTTCCCATTGGTGCAGGCAACTGGCTGCGTATCCACCCCGAAGATCGCATCGCGACCGCCTATGACAACTGGACCTTCGGCCCCGAGACCAAGCGTATGCCAGAATTCGCAGCGCCGGGTATTGGCCGTCAGTCAACGCGCGTAACCATCGATGCGGAGTTTGGCGATGCCGCGAATGGGGTGCTCTATGCCGTTGGCGGCTCTGGTGGGGGACTGTCGGTCTATCTCGACGATGGTGTTTTGACCTATGAATACAATATGCTGATTATTCAGAACACACAGCTTCAGTCAGCGCCTATTGCCGCCGGACGACGTGAAATCGTTGTTGACACGACCATTGCGCGCCCCGGCGCTCCAGCGGATGTCGTTATTTCAGTTGATGGCGAGGTCGCAGCGACGGGACAGGTGCCAGAAACTGTTCCGGCTGCCTTCACCGCAACAGAGAGCTTTGACGTTGGCCGCGACTTGGGCTCGCCCGTGTCCTTGTTTTATGAGGAAACCCGCCCCTTCGCGTTTGACGGCACAATTCATTCGGTTCAAGTGTCACAAGGTGCTGCGTTGGAAAACTAG
- a CDS encoding LysR family transcriptional regulator gives MQMKTGLRRLRYFHKVAETLNFRRAAAELNITQPALSRAITILEQDLGVSLLNRSNTKVSLSRAGRTFVVECDRVLNTLNHAVEETRRVARGEIGSLAIGYTDTAIVGVIPDIIETFCQAVPGVTISLRQMPTCAQIQMLRGGQLDVGLMTGPTDKDMFSTVPVQRDRLVALVPKVHKFAGLGSLRLVELAPEPFVLGDPSDWVVYNQALLQICEDAGFAPRIVQTAPEVQAIIGLVSCGLGVTIMPESHALFLNTRTVALEIEDTIPPMLTEAVWIEGRDHPALARFAAHLRGYDLDAAPV, from the coding sequence ATGCAGATGAAGACCGGCCTTCGCCGCTTGCGGTACTTTCACAAAGTTGCCGAAACGCTGAACTTTCGGCGCGCTGCCGCTGAACTCAATATTACCCAACCCGCCCTCAGCCGCGCAATTACAATTTTAGAACAAGACCTTGGCGTCAGTCTTCTCAATCGTTCCAACACAAAAGTGTCTCTCAGCCGCGCCGGACGGACTTTCGTTGTAGAATGCGACAGAGTTCTCAACACGCTTAATCATGCGGTCGAGGAAACCCGACGGGTTGCACGGGGTGAAATCGGATCTTTGGCAATCGGCTATACCGACACGGCCATTGTCGGCGTGATCCCCGATATTATCGAAACCTTTTGCCAGGCCGTGCCGGGTGTTACCATTTCATTGCGCCAGATGCCGACCTGCGCTCAGATTCAGATGTTGCGCGGTGGCCAGCTGGATGTCGGCCTTATGACAGGCCCCACTGACAAGGATATGTTCTCAACTGTGCCGGTGCAGCGTGACCGATTGGTTGCGCTGGTTCCCAAAGTCCACAAATTTGCCGGGCTGGGCAGTCTGCGATTGGTTGAACTCGCGCCGGAACCATTTGTTTTGGGGGATCCGAGTGACTGGGTCGTTTACAATCAAGCGCTGCTGCAAATCTGCGAGGACGCCGGGTTTGCGCCGCGTATTGTTCAGACGGCACCGGAGGTTCAGGCAATCATCGGGCTCGTCAGTTGCGGGCTTGGCGTGACTATCATGCCCGAGAGTCATGCGCTGTTCTTGAACACCCGAACCGTGGCCCTGGAAATCGAAGATACGATCCCGCCGATGCTGACCGAAGCTGTCTGGATTGAAGGTCGTGATCACCCTGCACTTGCGCGCTTTGCTGCACATTTGCGCGGTTATGACTTAGATGCCGCGCCGGTTTAA
- a CDS encoding transporter produces the protein MAELECISKRRIRNATLALLLWPGIALAGEGGGSHYVPGTQNEFLLGVFGPAGFYLRNDVWSYDYNVGAHVRNGVAVGEASQKVTLNTTKLSWLTDYEILGGRYGASLALTYALDADISGTVVTGPNGFTRGTSISGFSDAFVAPLLLNWAGEKQHFTFKLAAYAPTGTFDANNALNTSRNYWTGEIGGSYTYFDPQTGFEVSANAGYLSNQRNSDTGYRSGDEVHLDWTVAQHFSKSFTAGLSGYFYSQVEADNGTVFGPISASDIKAWSYGLGPVVQWNVPVGDKSIGIIAKALFDIDASNRLSGDLYMLSLTYAF, from the coding sequence ATGGCTGAACTCGAATGCATATCTAAGCGTCGGATCCGTAACGCGACGTTGGCACTTCTTCTCTGGCCCGGGATTGCCCTGGCTGGCGAAGGTGGCGGCAGCCACTATGTCCCCGGGACGCAGAACGAATTCTTGCTGGGTGTCTTTGGGCCTGCTGGGTTTTACCTTCGCAACGATGTTTGGTCGTATGACTACAACGTTGGCGCACACGTCCGAAATGGTGTTGCGGTCGGCGAGGCCTCGCAAAAGGTGACGTTGAATACAACAAAACTGTCGTGGCTAACCGACTATGAGATTTTGGGAGGGAGATACGGCGCATCCCTCGCTTTGACCTATGCGCTGGACGCAGACATTTCAGGCACCGTCGTGACGGGTCCGAACGGATTTACGCGGGGCACGTCAATCTCCGGTTTCTCAGACGCGTTTGTTGCTCCGCTCTTGTTGAATTGGGCAGGTGAGAAACAGCACTTTACATTCAAGCTGGCTGCTTATGCTCCAACGGGCACGTTCGATGCTAACAATGCGCTGAACACCAGTCGCAATTACTGGACCGGTGAAATCGGCGGAAGTTACACCTATTTCGACCCCCAGACAGGCTTTGAAGTGTCTGCCAATGCCGGGTATCTGAGCAATCAGAGAAATTCGGACACCGGCTATCGCAGCGGAGATGAGGTGCATCTGGACTGGACCGTCGCACAGCACTTTTCCAAGTCTTTTACGGCAGGTCTAAGCGGATACTTCTACAGCCAAGTCGAAGCGGACAATGGCACGGTTTTCGGCCCAATCAGCGCTTCAGATATCAAAGCCTGGAGCTATGGGCTTGGGCCAGTTGTCCAATGGAATGTACCGGTCGGCGATAAATCCATCGGTATCATAGCCAAAGCTCTGTTTGATATTGATGCCTCAAATCGTTTGTCCGGCGACCTTTATATGCTATCTCTAACGTATGCTTTTTGA
- a CDS encoding lytic murein transglycosylase: protein MKTFTTFLIVLSLVAATQTHAQSKAAIEKQFQTWLVQTVWPQARSNGVSADTFNAAFSAVTLNWKLPDLVPPGSKAKVPKKQRQAEFGSPGKYFNRSSVNGATSVGRQMARKHASTLKSVETRTGVPGRIILAIWGRESGYGRVAIPHDVFEVLGTKAFMSTRKDYFEGELIAALEIAQAGHAPKGAMKSSWAGALGQPQFMPSNFLKYASDGDGDGRADIWTSEADTIASIGTYLDQHGWFTGRDWGFEVTVPETVSCTLEGPDQGRRISAWVDMGITRVSGKPFPEHERRGEGYLLMPAGRNGPAFIVTPNFYVLKDYNMSDLYALFVGHVGDRIQYGVGDFSAKWGAVGKLYRSDIAAMQKTLVQQGHDVGGVDGLPGYKTRRSIGLWQETKGQRATCFPNNSMALK from the coding sequence ATGAAAACCTTTACCACGTTTCTGATCGTTCTCTCCCTCGTGGCTGCGACACAAACGCACGCGCAGAGCAAAGCTGCCATAGAAAAACAATTTCAGACATGGCTTGTGCAAACGGTCTGGCCCCAAGCCAGATCAAACGGCGTCTCGGCGGATACGTTCAACGCGGCATTCTCAGCGGTTACCCTGAACTGGAAGCTGCCAGATCTGGTGCCACCCGGGTCAAAAGCCAAAGTGCCAAAAAAACAGCGACAGGCTGAATTTGGCTCTCCCGGCAAGTACTTCAATCGTAGTTCTGTGAATGGGGCGACATCCGTTGGTCGACAGATGGCACGAAAACACGCCAGCACCCTCAAATCCGTTGAAACCAGAACAGGCGTTCCCGGCCGCATCATCCTGGCAATCTGGGGGCGCGAGAGCGGTTATGGTAGAGTAGCCATTCCGCATGACGTCTTTGAAGTTCTTGGTACCAAGGCCTTCATGAGCACGCGGAAAGACTACTTCGAAGGCGAATTGATCGCAGCTCTTGAAATCGCACAAGCCGGGCACGCCCCCAAGGGGGCAATGAAAAGCAGTTGGGCCGGTGCTCTGGGGCAGCCACAGTTCATGCCATCAAACTTTTTGAAATATGCCTCCGATGGGGACGGCGACGGGCGCGCAGACATCTGGACATCGGAAGCTGATACGATTGCTTCAATAGGGACATATCTTGATCAACATGGCTGGTTTACTGGACGCGATTGGGGCTTCGAGGTCACCGTTCCTGAAACTGTCTCCTGTACACTCGAAGGACCAGATCAAGGGCGGCGCATTTCTGCATGGGTCGACATGGGGATCACCCGTGTTTCGGGGAAACCATTCCCAGAACATGAAAGGCGCGGTGAGGGTTACCTACTGATGCCCGCGGGTCGCAATGGACCTGCCTTCATTGTCACGCCAAATTTTTACGTGCTCAAGGATTATAACATGAGTGATCTCTACGCTCTGTTTGTTGGGCACGTTGGGGACCGCATCCAATATGGCGTGGGGGATTTCTCAGCAAAATGGGGCGCTGTTGGCAAATTGTACCGCTCCGACATCGCGGCGATGCAAAAGACACTAGTGCAACAAGGTCACGACGTTGGTGGCGTGGACGGCTTGCCCGGTTACAAAACCAGACGTTCAATCGGGCTTTGGCAGGAAACCAAGGGCCAACGCGCAACTTGTTTCCCGAATAATAGCATGGCTTTAAAGTAA
- a CDS encoding NADPH:quinone reductase, protein MRAISYDRFGAANDVLSLTEHDTAKPGAGEVCVELVFSGVNPSDVKARAGSRPGVTKPAYPQIIPHSDGSGLITSVGNDVDPARIGQRVWIWNGQWHRASGTAATHIVLPSEQAVQLPDNTDLETGAVLGIPGLTAAHTVFGSGDISGKTVLVQGGAGTVGYLAVQLAKWGGARVIATAQGAGVERCKKAGADAVLDYTAPDLADRILEANGGEFLERIIEVEFGKNIETDTAVIAPNGIISAFGSAQNMTPVLPFYPLLFKAVSIDIVLIYLLTKIERMAAIERLHSALEDKALDCPIEAIFPLAQTAKAHRLVEAGGRNGAILIEVTR, encoded by the coding sequence ATGCGTGCAATAAGCTATGATCGATTTGGCGCGGCGAATGATGTATTGTCGCTCACGGAACATGATACCGCGAAACCGGGCGCTGGCGAGGTCTGTGTCGAGCTTGTTTTTTCAGGCGTTAACCCATCTGATGTCAAAGCCCGCGCAGGGTCTCGCCCGGGTGTAACCAAACCAGCATACCCACAGATCATACCGCACAGCGATGGCTCAGGTTTGATTACCTCGGTGGGGAATGATGTCGATCCTGCACGCATCGGCCAAAGGGTTTGGATCTGGAATGGCCAGTGGCACCGCGCGTCGGGAACGGCTGCGACTCACATTGTGCTGCCATCCGAGCAGGCCGTGCAACTGCCGGATAACACTGATCTTGAGACCGGCGCTGTTTTGGGCATCCCCGGTTTGACCGCAGCCCATACCGTTTTCGGCAGCGGCGACATTTCGGGCAAAACCGTTCTAGTGCAGGGTGGTGCGGGAACTGTGGGGTACCTCGCTGTTCAATTGGCCAAGTGGGGCGGCGCACGCGTTATTGCCACTGCACAGGGAGCCGGTGTCGAGCGATGCAAAAAAGCGGGTGCCGATGCAGTCTTGGATTATACCGCCCCTGATCTGGCAGATCGAATCCTGGAGGCAAATGGCGGAGAATTCTTGGAACGCATCATCGAAGTAGAGTTTGGTAAGAACATTGAAACGGATACGGCGGTCATCGCACCCAATGGTATCATTTCAGCTTTCGGATCGGCCCAAAACATGACACCTGTGTTGCCCTTCTATCCGCTTCTTTTCAAAGCAGTTTCTATCGATATTGTGCTTATATACCTGCTCACTAAGATTGAGCGCATGGCCGCAATAGAGCGTTTGCACAGCGCACTTGAAGACAAGGCATTGGACTGCCCAATTGAGGCGATTTTCCCGCTGGCACAAACTGCCAAAGCACATAGGTTGGTCGAAGCGGGCGGGCGCAATGGCGCGATTTTGATTGAGGTGACCCGGTAG